Proteins encoded together in one Bacteroides ovatus window:
- a CDS encoding NADPH-dependent oxidoreductase → MNKVIDSMLAHRSIRSYTDRTVSDEDLNSIIRAVQAAPNWVNLQLVSIIAVKNTDHRRRLAELCGNQVHIAEAPVFLVFCTDYHRVALACHKKEQTLDEVMQDIDTLLVGAHEVGIALEAAVVAAESLGLGTVPIGDVRKNALEIVHELQLPEYVFPMLGLCIGYPAEEPGLKPRFPQQAVFFEETYKTDLKDKLAEYDVIYAHYLKERPWNNRVGNWTDLAADFYRHPFHYKGVADALSQQGFTSAKSRYSV, encoded by the coding sequence ATGAATAAAGTCATAGATAGTATGCTGGCACATCGTTCCATCCGTTCATACACCGACAGAACGGTAAGTGATGAAGATTTAAACTCCATCATCCGTGCCGTACAAGCCGCACCGAACTGGGTAAACCTGCAACTCGTTTCCATAATTGCAGTAAAGAATACCGACCATAGAAGACGTTTAGCCGAATTATGCGGAAATCAGGTACACATTGCCGAAGCTCCCGTATTCCTCGTGTTCTGTACTGATTACCATAGGGTGGCTCTTGCCTGCCATAAGAAAGAGCAAACGCTCGATGAAGTAATGCAGGACATTGACACATTGCTCGTGGGAGCTCATGAAGTCGGTATCGCTCTCGAAGCGGCTGTCGTGGCTGCCGAATCATTGGGATTGGGAACAGTCCCTATTGGAGATGTACGTAAAAATGCGCTGGAAATTGTCCATGAATTGCAACTTCCGGAATATGTCTTTCCTATGTTGGGATTATGTATCGGCTACCCCGCAGAAGAACCGGGATTAAAGCCTCGTTTTCCACAACAGGCTGTCTTTTTCGAAGAGACATATAAGACTGATTTAAAAGATAAACTCGCTGAATATGACGTTATCTACGCCCATTATCTTAAAGAACGTCCATGGAATAATCGTGTAGGCAACTGGACAGACCTGGCAGCTGATTTCTACCGACATCCGTTTCATTACAAAGGAGTTGCGGATGCCTTAAGTCAACAGGGATTTACCTCGGCTAAAAGCAGATATTCGGTATAG
- a CDS encoding YczE/YyaS/YitT family protein — MEMKEIFKRYLVFVIGLYFLAAGIVLIIRSALGTTPISSINYVLSLNSPLSLGTCTFIINMVLILGQFWLIRKNRTRQDIIEILLQLPFSFIFSAFIDFNMMLTSELHPANYGMSIALLLTGCMVQSIGVVLELKPKVAMMSAEAFVKYASRHYNKEFGKFKVYFDITLVTLAVILSLLLTQGIQGVREGSLIAACITGYIVSFLNQKIMTRKTLHRLLPVWK, encoded by the coding sequence ATGGAAATGAAAGAGATTTTTAAGAGGTATTTAGTGTTTGTTATCGGACTCTATTTTTTAGCGGCAGGTATCGTGTTGATTATACGCTCGGCATTGGGAACTACTCCCATATCGAGCATCAATTATGTATTAAGCCTGAATAGTCCTTTATCGTTGGGTACTTGCACATTTATCATCAACATGGTGCTTATCCTGGGACAGTTCTGGTTAATCCGAAAGAATAGAACCCGACAAGATATTATTGAAATTCTTCTTCAACTACCGTTCTCTTTTATCTTTTCGGCATTCATTGATTTCAATATGATGCTGACAAGCGAACTGCATCCCGCTAATTATGGTATGTCGATTGCTTTATTACTTACAGGATGCATGGTGCAGTCTATCGGAGTAGTGCTTGAACTGAAACCAAAAGTAGCCATGATGAGCGCAGAAGCATTTGTGAAATATGCATCCCGCCATTATAACAAGGAATTTGGAAAGTTCAAAGTTTATTTTGATATTACTTTGGTTACATTAGCCGTGATTCTCTCGCTGCTGCTGACTCAAGGTATTCAGGGAGTACGAGAAGGATCACTCATTGCCGCTTGTATAACGGGGTATATCGTCAGCTTCCTGAATCAGAAGATAATGACTAGAAAAACCCTCCATAGATTACTGCCGGTCTGGAAGTAA
- a CDS encoding MFS transporter, with translation MSISTKNKHNHLLMFILTLGVFGILNTEMGVVGIIPIIAETFGVTVPDAGWTVSLFALIIAFSAPVVPLLFSRVNRKTVMVLALSVFVISNLVSVFTTNFTVLLITRAIPAFFHPLYVSIAFSTAASSVSREDAPKAVSKIFAGVSAGMVLGVPVTSYIASEFSFSAAMVFFTVVNAFVLLATIFLIPSMPVKERLSYGTQLSVLRKPVLWNSFLAALLMNAAMFGFYSYLSDYLITVTDVSFKVISLLLFVYGMANIVGNIAAGKLLAQRPFATLKYVPAIMAILYLVLYGLGKLTIPTSIVILILGIFAGIANNGNQFMVSTSATEAPDFANGLFLTAANLGTALGAAICGMFITVWGTQSSPLGAVAFLLVGVASIIIRNSLMSRNKHIMAVTI, from the coding sequence ATGAGTATATCAACTAAAAATAAGCATAACCACTTGTTGATGTTCATCCTCACACTCGGAGTATTCGGAATATTGAATACTGAAATGGGAGTAGTGGGCATCATCCCTATCATTGCCGAAACCTTCGGTGTTACGGTGCCGGATGCGGGTTGGACGGTCAGCCTCTTTGCGCTGATCATTGCCTTCTCTGCTCCCGTCGTACCGTTACTTTTTTCACGGGTAAACCGTAAAACGGTCATGGTGCTCGCCTTGTCCGTGTTCGTGATTTCCAACCTCGTTTCGGTCTTCACGACGAACTTTACCGTACTGTTGATAACCCGTGCGATTCCGGCATTCTTTCATCCGCTCTATGTATCCATCGCTTTCTCAACCGCAGCCTCTTCCGTTAGTCGGGAGGATGCTCCGAAAGCCGTTTCCAAAATCTTTGCCGGAGTATCGGCAGGAATGGTGCTCGGAGTGCCCGTGACGAGCTACATCGCCAGTGAATTTTCATTCTCTGCAGCAATGGTATTTTTTACCGTTGTCAATGCATTTGTACTGCTCGCCACTATTTTCCTCATACCGTCCATGCCCGTTAAGGAACGGTTATCGTATGGCACACAACTCAGCGTATTGAGAAAGCCCGTATTGTGGAACTCCTTCCTTGCGGCATTACTGATGAATGCAGCCATGTTCGGATTTTACAGCTACTTGTCCGATTACCTGATAACGGTTACAGATGTCTCCTTCAAGGTAATCAGCCTTCTGCTGTTTGTTTACGGCATGGCAAATATCGTCGGAAATATCGCAGCCGGAAAGTTGTTGGCACAACGTCCTTTCGCCACGTTGAAATACGTACCTGCCATCATGGCGATACTTTATCTCGTACTTTACGGACTAGGGAAACTGACCATACCAACGTCAATCGTCATTCTGATATTGGGAATATTCGCAGGTATTGCAAATAACGGGAATCAATTCATGGTATCTACGTCGGCAACCGAAGCACCCGATTTTGCCAACGGATTGTTCCTGACCGCCGCAAATCTCGGAACAGCGTTGGGAGCGGCAATATGTGGCATGTTCATAACCGTATGGGGAACACAATCATCTCCGTTGGGAGCTGTGGCATTCCTGCTTGTCGGAGTGGCAAGCATTATTATCAGGAATAGCTTAATGAGCCGCAATAAACACATAATGGCAGTGACAATATGA
- a CDS encoding AraC family transcriptional regulator, with protein sequence MTDEQLGQMKLIFNYNDVFYSFFYDDLSGCVHRSREYAINYVYSGEMILDNGNEQIHVGKGECVFIPRDHHITMYKKTKDGERYCGIFLMFTRRFLREMYGKLEQRKVPTNTAKLNSGVIKLPKTAELASLFASMTPYFDPKVKPADDLMQLKLQEGLLALLHIDKKFAPTLFDFNEPWKIDILEFMNENYMYELTMEEMAHYTGRSLATFKRDFKKISDLTPEKWLIRKRLEVAYALMKEGGKKVVDVYAEVGFKNPSHFSTAFKKQYGMPPTATFV encoded by the coding sequence ATGACAGATGAACAATTAGGGCAAATGAAGCTTATCTTCAATTACAACGATGTATTCTACAGCTTCTTCTATGATGACCTCAGCGGCTGCGTACATCGCTCCCGCGAATATGCCATCAATTACGTCTATTCGGGTGAGATGATTCTCGACAATGGCAATGAGCAAATTCATGTCGGAAAAGGCGAATGCGTCTTCATACCGCGCGACCATCACATTACGATGTACAAGAAGACGAAAGATGGTGAACGCTACTGCGGTATCTTCCTGATGTTCACACGTCGTTTCTTACGTGAAATGTACGGTAAGTTGGAACAACGTAAAGTACCGACCAATACCGCGAAACTCAATTCCGGAGTGATAAAACTTCCGAAAACGGCCGAACTCGCCAGTCTGTTCGCTTCGATGACGCCCTACTTCGATCCGAAGGTGAAACCTGCGGATGACCTGATGCAACTGAAATTGCAGGAAGGTCTGCTCGCATTATTACATATCGACAAAAAGTTCGCGCCGACGCTTTTCGACTTCAATGAACCGTGGAAAATAGATATTCTGGAATTTATGAACGAGAACTACATGTACGAGCTCACGATGGAAGAGATGGCACACTACACGGGACGCAGCCTTGCCACATTCAAACGGGATTTCAAGAAAATCAGCGACCTCACTCCCGAAAAATGGCTTATCCGTAAACGACTCGAAGTAGCTTACGCCCTGATGAAAGAGGGCGGCAAAAAGGTCGTGGATGTTTATGCCGAAGTCGGTTTCAAGAACCCGTCTCACTTCTCAACCGCCTTCAAAAAACAGTACGGTATGCCGCCGACCGCCACATTCGTGTAA
- a CDS encoding aldo/keto reductase, whose translation MKKTERPIITFPNGQTVCPLGQGTWKMGQSAARRHEEIRALQHGIELGMNLVDTAEMYDNEELVGEAVRDCREKVLLVSKVLPSNASYRGTKLACERSLLKLGTEYIDLYLLHWKGRHPYEETVRAMTELQQEGKIRLWGVSNMDTADMERIVSLSGGSGCATDQVLYNLGDRGIEFDLMPWCAARRMPLMAYSPIGEGRLLRHPTLVEIARRHDVSPAQIALSWTMRQPGIIAIPKAGNVTHVEDNFRSLSIHLTEEDLHDLDTAFPAPARKIPLAGW comes from the coding sequence ATGAAGAAAACAGAACGACCAATAATCACTTTCCCGAATGGACAAACTGTTTGTCCGTTGGGACAAGGCACATGGAAAATGGGACAATCCGCCGCACGGCGGCATGAAGAAATACGGGCATTACAACATGGCATCGAGCTGGGAATGAACCTTGTCGATACTGCCGAGATGTACGACAACGAGGAACTGGTAGGCGAAGCTGTCCGCGACTGTAGAGAGAAAGTGCTTCTCGTGAGCAAAGTTTTACCGAGTAATGCAAGCTATCGTGGAACGAAACTCGCCTGTGAACGAAGTTTGCTGAAGCTCGGAACGGAGTATATCGACCTCTACCTGTTGCACTGGAAAGGACGCCATCCTTATGAAGAAACCGTTCGGGCGATGACCGAATTGCAACAAGAGGGAAAAATCCGTTTATGGGGTGTCAGTAATATGGACACAGCCGACATGGAACGTATTGTTTCACTGTCCGGTGGAAGCGGCTGCGCCACCGATCAGGTACTCTATAACCTCGGCGACCGGGGCATAGAGTTCGACCTCATGCCGTGGTGCGCTGCCCGTAGAATGCCGCTTATGGCCTATTCGCCGATCGGAGAAGGACGACTTCTGCGCCACCCTACATTGGTGGAAATCGCCCGGCGACACGATGTATCGCCTGCACAAATCGCATTGTCGTGGACGATGCGTCAGCCCGGTATCATTGCCATACCCAAAGCCGGTAATGTAACCCATGTGGAAGATAATTTCCGAAGCCTTTCCATTCATCTGACAGAGGAAGATTTGCATGATTTGGATACCGCGTTTCCCGCACCGGCACGGAAAATACCATTGGCAGGTTGGTAA
- a CDS encoding Crp/Fnr family transcriptional regulator, protein MKKIQLTDTHKEKLFQIPLFRNLPLNIKESLLEKLDFVVYIANKKEIVVTQGTPCNKLYVLLEGKLRTDIIDGLGNEVMIEYIIAPRTFATPHLFSSDNTLPATFTALEDSVILMATKDSTFKVISQDPQVLHNFLCIAGNCNICTVSRLKPLSRKTVRERFIVYLFEHKKKDSLIVEITHTQSQLAEYLNVSRPALSKEINKIIKEGLITMEGKRVEILNKAALEKFI, encoded by the coding sequence ATGAAAAAAATACAACTGACCGACACACATAAAGAAAAGCTGTTTCAAATCCCCCTTTTCCGGAATTTGCCCTTAAACATTAAAGAATCCCTATTGGAGAAACTAGATTTCGTAGTCTATATAGCAAACAAGAAAGAGATAGTTGTTACGCAGGGAACGCCTTGCAACAAACTGTATGTGTTGTTGGAAGGGAAATTGCGCACGGATATTATCGACGGACTGGGAAATGAAGTGATGATTGAATATATCATTGCGCCACGCACTTTTGCCACTCCACATCTTTTTAGCTCGGACAACACATTGCCGGCTACTTTCACTGCCCTTGAGGACAGTGTGATACTTATGGCAACAAAGGATTCTACCTTTAAAGTTATCAGCCAGGACCCGCAAGTATTGCACAATTTTCTCTGCATTGCAGGCAATTGCAATATCTGTACCGTATCACGTCTGAAACCACTCTCCCGCAAGACTGTCCGGGAAAGATTTATCGTTTATCTGTTCGAGCACAAGAAGAAAGATTCCCTGATAGTGGAGATTACACATACGCAATCCCAACTTGCCGAATACCTGAATGTATCACGTCCCGCCTTATCGAAAGAAATTAATAAGATTATCAAGGAAGGGCTTATCACTATGGAAGGGAAACGGGTGGAAATTTTGAATAAGGCCGCTTTAGAGAAATTCATATAA
- a CDS encoding alpha/beta hydrolase, with protein sequence MRTANFKSAAIAALLSMGLLTGCTNGITNQKTSNHMDTLNLTQEWDKKFPQSDKVNHRKVTFKNRYGITLAADLYEPKNIESKLPAIAVSGPFGAVKEQSSGLYAQTMAERGFLTLAFDPSYTGESGGEPRNVASPDINTEDFSAAVDFLIAHPNVDAKRIGIIGICGFGGMGLNAAAMDTRIKATVASTMYDMSRVNANGYFDAEDSAEVRRNKREAMNAIRTRDAQNGTATPGTPGLPTSIKGDEPQFVKDYFDYYKTERAFHARAINSNGAWNPTMALSFINMPLLTYIHEIDNAVLLIHGENAHSRYFSEDAFKRLKGNNKELLIVPGANHTDLYDRKIPFDKLEAFFKSNLK encoded by the coding sequence ATGAGAACAGCGAATTTTAAATCCGCAGCTATCGCAGCCTTGTTAAGTATGGGGTTGCTTACCGGCTGCACGAACGGTATTACAAATCAAAAGACAAGTAATCATATGGACACATTGAATCTTACACAGGAATGGGACAAAAAGTTCCCACAGAGCGACAAGGTTAATCATCGTAAAGTAACTTTCAAAAACCGCTATGGCATCACACTTGCCGCCGACTTGTACGAACCCAAGAATATCGAAAGTAAACTCCCTGCCATTGCCGTTAGCGGCCCTTTCGGGGCTGTGAAGGAACAGTCATCGGGACTTTATGCGCAGACAATGGCCGAACGCGGATTCCTCACCCTTGCGTTCGACCCCTCTTATACGGGCGAGAGCGGTGGCGAACCCCGTAATGTGGCATCGCCCGACATCAACACCGAAGATTTTAGCGCGGCAGTGGATTTCCTGATTGCACACCCCAATGTAGATGCCAAACGCATCGGTATCATCGGCATCTGCGGATTCGGTGGTATGGGACTGAATGCCGCGGCAATGGACACGCGCATCAAAGCAACAGTAGCTTCTACAATGTACGATATGAGCCGCGTGAATGCCAACGGCTATTTCGATGCCGAGGACAGTGCCGAAGTACGCCGCAACAAACGCGAGGCGATGAATGCTATCCGGACCCGTGATGCACAGAACGGCACGGCCACTCCCGGTACGCCCGGTCTGCCCACTAGCATCAAGGGCGACGAGCCGCAATTCGTCAAAGACTACTTCGATTATTACAAGACTGAACGTGCTTTTCACGCCCGTGCCATCAATTCTAATGGTGCATGGAACCCCACGATGGCTCTTTCGTTCATCAATATGCCATTGTTAACCTATATCCACGAGATTGACAATGCTGTATTGCTCATTCACGGCGAAAATGCCCATTCGCGTTATTTCAGCGAGGATGCCTTCAAACGCCTCAAGGGCAACAACAAGGAGTTACTAATCGTTCCCGGAGCCAACCACACCGACCTTTACGACCGGAAGATTCCGTTTGACAAACTGGAAGCATTTTTCAAGTCAAACCTCAAATAA
- a CDS encoding flavodoxin family protein: MAKKVLIISSSPRKGGNSDLLCDEFMKGAIEAGNEVEKIFLKDKTVHPCTGCSVCSMYGKPCPQKDDAAEIVEKMIAADVIVMATPVYFYTMCGQMKIMIDRCCARYTEITNKEFYFIIAAAENDKAMMERTIDGFRGFLDCLEGPQEKGTVYGIGAWKVGEIKDTPYMQEAYNMGKMV; the protein is encoded by the coding sequence ATGGCTAAAAAAGTTTTGATAATTTCGTCCAGTCCACGTAAAGGTGGTAATTCGGATTTGCTTTGTGATGAATTTATGAAAGGTGCTATCGAGGCGGGCAATGAAGTAGAGAAGATTTTTCTGAAAGACAAAACGGTTCATCCTTGTACGGGATGTAGTGTTTGCAGTATGTACGGTAAACCTTGTCCGCAGAAGGATGATGCAGCGGAAATTGTAGAAAAGATGATTGCTGCAGATGTGATTGTAATGGCAACCCCGGTCTATTTTTACACCATGTGCGGGCAGATGAAGATAATGATTGACCGCTGTTGCGCACGTTATACTGAAATAACTAATAAGGAATTTTATTTCATTATTGCGGCAGCAGAAAACGATAAAGCAATGATGGAGCGTACTATCGACGGCTTCCGTGGCTTCCTCGATTGCTTGGAAGGACCACAGGAAAAAGGGACGGTCTATGGAATCGGTGCATGGAAAGTAGGAGAGATTAAAGATACTCCCTACATGCAGGAAGCATATAATATGGGAAAGATGGTGTAA
- a CDS encoding S41 family peptidase — protein sequence MKKLITSLALVLSALSSYAITPLWMRDARISPDGSEIVFCYKGDIYKVPAQGGTAVQLTTQTSYEANPVWSPDGKQIAFASDRNGNFDLFIMPADGGAARRLTYHSASEIPSAFTPDGKYVFFSASIQDPASSALFPTGAMTELYKVPVAGGRTEQVLGTPAELVCFDKTGKNFLYQDRKGFEDEWRKHHTSSITRDIWLYNTQTGKHTNLTNRGGEDRNPVYAPDGNAVYFLSERDGGSFNVYTFFLNTPQEVKAVTTFKTHPVRFLSVSDKGTLCYTYDGELYTQKSGARPEKVKVELVRDDEQQLATLKFSQGATSASVSPDGKQIAFIVRGDVFVTSTDYATTKQITNTPAKEAAVSFAPDNRTLVYASERTGNWQLYTAKISRKEDPNFPNATLIEEEVLLPSKTVERTYPQYSPDGKELAFIEDRNRLMVLNLKTKKVRQVTDGSTWYNTGGGFDYEWSPDGKWFTLEFIGNRHDPYSDVGIVSAQGGAITNLTNSGYISGAPRWVLDGNAILFQTERYGMRAHASWGSQQDVMLVFLNQDAYDRYRLSKEDFELLKEFEKEQKKAKEKDDEKTKDGKKSKAEKADKGNANKGKTDKSKADKEKSKVDSSKDSNQDESADDKADQKEILVELNGIEDRIVRLTPNSSDLGSAILSKDGEDLYYFSAFEGGYDLWKMNLREKDTKRLHKLNTGWASLMLDKKGDIFLLGSRIMQKMDAKSDALKSISYQAEMKMDLAAERETMFDHVYKQHQKRFYNVNMHGVDWDAMTNAYRKFLPHIDNNYDFAELLSEWLGELNVSHTGGRYSPKGKGDVTSNLGLLFDWDYQGKGMQIAEVIEKGPFDHSRTKVKVGCIIEKINGEEITLDNDITCLLNNKAGKKTLISIYNPQNKERWEEVVMPVTNGQLNGLLYKRWVKQRAADVEKWSKGRLGYVHIQSMGDDSFRTVYSDILGKYNNCEGIVIDTRFNGGGRLHEDIEILFSGQKYFTQVVRGREACDMPSRRWNKPSIMLQCEANYSNAHGTPWVYKHQKIGKLVGMPVPGTMTSVSWETLQDPSLVFGIPIVGYRLPDGSYLENTQLEPDVKVANNPETVVKGEDTQLKVAVDELLKEIDSQKK from the coding sequence ATGAAGAAACTAATAACTTCTTTAGCGCTGGTACTATCAGCATTATCCAGCTATGCAATTACTCCTTTGTGGATGCGTGATGCACGTATATCACCGGATGGATCAGAAATTGTTTTTTGTTACAAGGGTGACATTTATAAAGTCCCTGCACAAGGAGGAACAGCTGTTCAACTCACCACACAAACCTCTTATGAAGCCAATCCGGTTTGGTCGCCCGATGGCAAGCAAATTGCGTTTGCCAGTGACCGGAATGGAAATTTTGACTTATTCATTATGCCTGCTGACGGAGGTGCCGCCCGGCGACTGACCTATCATTCTGCATCAGAAATACCGTCGGCTTTTACTCCGGATGGAAAGTATGTCTTTTTCTCTGCCTCTATACAGGATCCGGCAAGCAGTGCCCTGTTTCCTACAGGAGCGATGACGGAATTATATAAAGTTCCTGTTGCCGGCGGACGTACCGAGCAAGTGCTGGGCACTCCTGCCGAACTGGTCTGTTTTGATAAAACAGGGAAGAACTTTCTTTATCAGGATCGTAAAGGGTTTGAAGATGAATGGAGAAAGCATCATACTTCTTCCATTACGAGAGATATCTGGTTATATAATACCCAAACGGGAAAACATACGAACCTGACAAACCGGGGAGGAGAGGACCGTAATCCTGTGTATGCACCTGATGGTAATGCTGTCTATTTTTTAAGTGAGCGTGATGGAGGTTCCTTCAATGTGTATACTTTCTTTTTGAATACTCCACAGGAAGTGAAAGCTGTGACTACTTTCAAAACTCACCCGGTACGTTTTTTGTCTGTCAGCGATAAAGGTACCTTATGTTATACCTATGATGGTGAGTTATACACACAGAAGTCTGGTGCACGTCCGGAAAAAGTAAAAGTAGAATTGGTCCGTGATGATGAGCAGCAGCTTGCTACACTTAAATTCTCACAGGGAGCAACTTCCGCTTCTGTATCTCCGGACGGTAAACAAATTGCTTTTATTGTACGTGGTGATGTGTTCGTGACTTCAACTGATTATGCTACCACCAAGCAAATCACAAATACTCCGGCAAAAGAAGCTGCCGTTTCTTTTGCTCCGGACAACCGGACACTGGTTTATGCCAGCGAGCGAACCGGTAACTGGCAACTTTATACCGCCAAAATAAGTCGTAAGGAAGACCCGAATTTCCCTAATGCCACTCTTATTGAAGAGGAAGTATTATTACCGTCTAAAACGGTAGAACGTACTTATCCGCAATATTCACCGGACGGTAAAGAATTGGCTTTTATCGAAGACCGTAATCGTTTGATGGTACTCAATTTGAAAACAAAAAAGGTACGTCAGGTAACGGATGGTTCTACATGGTATAACACCGGAGGAGGATTCGATTACGAATGGTCGCCTGATGGTAAATGGTTCACTCTTGAATTTATAGGCAACCGTCACGATCCTTATTCGGATGTAGGCATTGTCAGCGCACAGGGAGGGGCAATTACTAATCTGACAAATAGTGGATATATCAGTGGTGCTCCGCGTTGGGTACTCGATGGGAATGCTATTCTTTTCCAAACCGAACGCTATGGTATGCGTGCGCACGCTTCCTGGGGATCGCAGCAAGATGTGATGTTGGTGTTTCTCAATCAGGATGCTTATGATCGTTACCGTTTGAGTAAGGAAGATTTCGAATTACTCAAGGAATTTGAAAAGGAACAGAAGAAGGCAAAGGAGAAAGACGATGAGAAGACGAAAGACGGAAAGAAGTCTAAGGCGGAAAAAGCAGATAAAGGAAATGCTAACAAGGGAAAGACTGATAAAAGCAAGGCCGACAAGGAAAAGAGCAAAGTAGATAGCAGCAAAGACAGTAATCAGGATGAGTCTGCTGATGATAAGGCAGATCAAAAAGAGATACTTGTCGAGCTGAACGGCATTGAAGACCGTATCGTACGTTTGACTCCCAATTCTTCCGACTTGGGTAGTGCCATACTTTCAAAAGACGGGGAAGATCTTTACTATTTCTCCGCGTTCGAAGGTGGATATGACCTTTGGAAAATGAATCTCCGTGAAAAAGATACGAAGCGTCTGCACAAACTCAATACCGGTTGGGCATCGTTGATGTTGGACAAAAAAGGAGATATCTTTTTGTTGGGAAGCCGGATTATGCAAAAGATGGATGCCAAGTCGGATGCGTTGAAGTCCATCAGCTATCAGGCTGAAATGAAAATGGACTTGGCTGCCGAACGTGAAACGATGTTTGACCATGTGTACAAACAACATCAAAAACGTTTTTACAATGTCAATATGCACGGGGTTGACTGGGATGCTATGACTAATGCTTATCGTAAGTTCTTGCCTCATATTGATAACAATTATGACTTTGCAGAATTATTGAGTGAGTGGTTGGGTGAGCTGAATGTTTCACATACCGGAGGACGTTATTCTCCCAAAGGAAAAGGAGATGTCACTTCTAATCTCGGACTTTTGTTCGACTGGGATTATCAGGGAAAAGGAATGCAGATTGCCGAAGTAATAGAAAAAGGTCCGTTCGATCATTCACGTACCAAAGTAAAGGTTGGTTGCATCATTGAAAAGATTAATGGAGAAGAGATAACTCTCGATAATGACATAACCTGTCTGCTGAATAATAAAGCAGGGAAAAAAACATTGATTTCAATCTACAATCCACAAAATAAAGAGCGTTGGGAAGAAGTGGTGATGCCGGTCACCAACGGGCAACTGAATGGATTGTTATACAAACGTTGGGTAAAACAACGTGCGGCAGATGTTGAAAAATGGTCGAAAGGACGTTTGGGATATGTTCATATTCAGTCGATGGGAGATGATAGCTTCCGTACTGTATACTCGGACATTCTGGGAAAATATAACAACTGCGAAGGCATTGTGATTGATACCCGTTTCAACGGTGGTGGCCGTCTGCATGAAGATATTGAAATACTGTTCAGTGGTCAGAAGTATTTCACACAAGTAGTGCGTGGACGTGAAGCCTGTGATATGCCGAGCCGTCGTTGGAACAAACCTTCCATTATGTTGCAATGTGAGGCCAACTACTCGAATGCACACGGAACTCCGTGGGTATATAAACATCAAAAGATTGGCAAACTTGTCGGTATGCCTGTTCCGGGTACTATGACAAGTGTGTCTTGGGAAACTTTACAAGATCCTTCACTGGTCTTTGGTATTCCTATCGTCGGTTATCGTTTGCCTGACGGCAGTTATTTGGAAAATACCCAATTGGAACCGGATGTAAAGGTTGCCAATAATCCGGAAACAGTAGTCAAAGGAGAGGATACCCAACTAAAGGTGGCTGTGGATGAACTTCTGAAAGAGATAGATAGTCAGAAGAAGTAA
- a CDS encoding MBL fold metallo-hydrolase — MGYKITTLVENCVYGRKLQAEHGLSLYIETQEHRLLFDTGASDLFIRNARLLHIDLQKVDYLILSHGHSDHTGGLRYFLELNTQATVVCKREIFSPKFKDERENGMIHTQNLDRSRFRFITEQTELLPGVFLFPSIDIINQADTHFERFWVQQEDGCKIPDTFQDELAMVLVEPEGFSVLSACSHRGITNILRTVQAAFPESPCKLLLGGFHIHNAEKQKYQVIADYLQEYLPRQIGVCHCTGVDKYAFFYKDFGDSTFYNYTGKLIQTD; from the coding sequence ATGGGCTATAAAATAACGACTCTTGTGGAGAATTGTGTCTATGGACGTAAATTGCAGGCAGAACATGGTCTTTCTCTATATATCGAGACTCAAGAACATAGATTACTTTTCGATACGGGAGCATCCGACTTGTTTATCCGTAACGCCCGCTTGTTGCATATTGACTTGCAAAAAGTAGATTATTTGATATTATCTCATGGTCACAGCGATCATACGGGCGGACTACGTTATTTTTTGGAATTGAATACACAGGCAACCGTTGTCTGTAAGCGTGAGATTTTTTCTCCTAAATTCAAGGATGAACGTGAGAACGGGATGATACATACACAAAACCTCGATCGTTCCCGTTTCCGCTTTATTACAGAGCAGACCGAACTGCTTCCCGGAGTTTTCCTTTTTCCGTCTATTGATATTATAAATCAGGCAGATACCCATTTTGAACGTTTTTGGGTTCAGCAAGAAGATGGATGCAAAATACCGGATACTTTTCAGGATGAATTGGCGATGGTATTGGTGGAACCGGAAGGATTTTCTGTATTAAGTGCCTGTTCTCATCGGGGAATAACCAATATTTTGCGTACGGTTCAGGCTGCCTTTCCCGAATCTCCTTGTAAGTTACTTCTGGGAGGTTTTCATATCCATAACGCGGAAAAACAAAAATATCAGGTCATTGCAGATTATTTACAGGAATATCTTCCCCGACAGATTGGCGTTTGTCATTGTACGGGAGTGGATAAATATGCCTTCTTTTATAAAGATTTTGGTGATAGCACATTTTATAATTACACGGGAAAACTAATTCAAACCGATTGA